The Elgaria multicarinata webbii isolate HBS135686 ecotype San Diego chromosome 4, rElgMul1.1.pri, whole genome shotgun sequence genome contains a region encoding:
- the SPATA24 gene encoding spermatogenesis-associated protein 24, which yields MASSVAFQQLRDLIEAQEALLDRLRRQIAIQEENSVSKKEYEAIVKKLENEEQEHAKTKSNLAVTSEQLEFALGEIDILSKQLEREKQAFDNALSRVNNKVLKQSIQKDKLINKCTEIETHIQKQEDVLNYKENEIKELQHFINKQKQSLKKQASEFKIQKQQESYITKVLGKKKTDFK from the exons ATGGCGTCGTCCGTGGCCTTTCAACAGCTGCGAGACCTCATCGAGGCCCAGGAGGCTTTGCTGGATAGGCTGAGGCGGCAG ATAGCAATACAAGAGGAAAACTCAGTAAGCAAAAAGGAATATGAGGCTATTGTGAAGAAGCTAGAG AATGAAGAGCAAGAACATGCAAAGACAAAGAGTAATCTagctgtgacatctgaacagctGGAATTTGCCCTTGGGGAGATTGATATTCTGTCAAAGCAACTTGAGAGGGAGAAGCAAGCATTTGATAACGC ACTTTCTCGTGTAAACAACAAAGTGCTAAAGCAGTCAATCCAAAAAGACAAACTGATCAACAAATGCACTG AAATAGAGACCCATATTCAGAAACAGGAAGATGTTCTAAACTACAAAGAGAATGAGATCAAGGAGCTGCAGCACTTCATCAACAAGCAAAAGCAAAGCTTAAA aaaACAAGCATCTGAGTTTAAGATACAGAAACAACAGGAAAGTTACATAACAAAagtgcttggaaaaaagaagactGATTTTAAGTAA